One window from the genome of Nicotiana sylvestris chromosome 9, ASM39365v2, whole genome shotgun sequence encodes:
- the LOC104220369 gene encoding uncharacterized protein: protein MDHGKRNNASKVYVVFRGKRLGLYNSWNRCAPMVIGVKGSIFKAFKTYDEAIIAFNEFRNGSQADNTSTSKVYVVIRGKKPGLYNSWCECATMVIGFKGSIFKSYKSYDEAVATFNEFQKENIYSEEQSSSLCVDESDVGASAMSFVFLVGMFVGMKISKNCSIRVFC from the coding sequence ATGGACCACGGGAAGAGGAATAATGCTTCGAAAGTTTATGTAGTGTTTCGTGGTAAGAGGCTTGGAttgtacaactcttggaatcggtGTGCTCCTATGGTTATTGGTGTCAAGGGTAGCATCTTCAAGGCCTTCAAAACATATGATGAAGCCATAATAGCTTTTAATGAGTTTAGAAATGGATCTCAAGCTGATAATACATCGACATCGAAGGTGTATGTGGTAATTCGTGGTAAAAAGCCAGGATTATACAACTCTTGGTGTGAGTGTGCTACTATGGTTATAGGTTTCAAAGGAAGCATCTTCAAGTCTTACAAATCTTATGATGAAGCAGTAGCAACATTCAATGAAttccaaaaagaaaatatttacaGTGAAGAACAATCTTCAAGTTTGTGTGTTGATGAAAGTGATGTTGGAGCAAGTGCTATGTCATTTGTGTTTTTAGTTGGAATGTTTGTAGGGATGAAGATTTCAAAAAATTGTTCGATAAGAGTATTTTGTTAA